The Candidatus Methylomirabilota bacterium genome segment TCAATAAGTTCGGATGCTTGGGTGTGCGGGACGCGCCCTCACTTGGCGTCCTGCAGGCCCTTCTTGTAGCCGCGCTCTTCGGCCTTCTTGTTCTGGTCGACGATGAGGCCGCCAATCAGGCCCACCCCGGCCCCGATGCCAGCCCCGAGGGCAGGATTCCCGGCCATCGCCCCGATGGCCGCTCCACCGGCTGCCCCCATCACCATACCGCTTCCCGCCCGCTCGCCTGTGGTGGTACCGCAGCCGACGAGCGAGATCGCCACGGCCAGGATGGCCGTCACTGCCAATTTTCTTACCTTCATGAATCGCATCACTCTTTCCTCCCGGCCCCGTTACTTCGGACAGGGCCACTGTTG includes the following:
- a CDS encoding glycine zipper family protein produces the protein MKVRKLAVTAILAVAISLVGCGTTTGERAGSGMVMGAAGGAAIGAMAGNPALGAGIGAGVGLIGGLIVDQNKKAEERGYKKGLQDAK